Proteins encoded by one window of Ictidomys tridecemlineatus isolate mIctTri1 chromosome 7, mIctTri1.hap1, whole genome shotgun sequence:
- the Hjurp gene encoding Holliday junction recognition protein isoform X1 has product MEGRGLEEDALLQKLRDSRRRFQRRMRELIEKYDQPFEDDPLVQMATLTYQTPQGLKIWGGKLIAEGSEGLIQYPPGKPEDRMEDPGYAAARGDEPVPLCPLVLRADPGGSDARAAVDLGSPLAQALVPSVPWSPLKNELRRKYLTQVDALLQDAGCFEGTDKRGTSDTPMTPVPSLASPAMPGPGPCGSVSAESPGDPMELTPSPRELDPLCPCPADLATASRNDSLSLLGTSSCVSSQSFEADDICDVTISDLYAGMLHSMSRLLSTKPSSIICTKTFIVQSRSSRRRHVRRGRVLVSERHCARARCSRRGSRERPAPCSEPRQETGPLRDCKNLLHVAQHEPSSKLDRAFLAGNKAQSLKLDPRWKELQVTPWKHSSLTWDLNTVHHPDQENRLRMLKWLISPVKIVSGPKMLPSPAENRYREIEIKFNKLHQECCPSVGKGASPGGLGGLKTLRRSLPFSKAKRKGLSEAFENLSKRCVEVGRGPPESDASPSLPKSRGHSWQTSGLLQGHSSGTFRKAWSPRQAISVPRVEPLACERNRYNEIKENFDQLHQEYCQRSPRQQALQAKAPAPLGVSPDKADVGVQSQTPELFGKSNRDSVFQKLSPSPQWHMRSPQGSPAAETHPSAHSAHGSRRDPQSPAKRHRLSDPQARGHRASFQDSSEVDEADPRPGEQAGPPQASW; this is encoded by the exons ATGGAGGGCCGGGGCCTGGAGGAAGACGCGCTGCTGCAGAAGCTCAGGGACAGCCGCCGCCGCTTCCAGAGGCGCATGCGGGAGCTGATAGAGAAG TATGACCAGCCCTTCGAGGACGACCCACTGGTGCAGATGGCCACGCTGACCTACCAGACGCCCCAGG GATTGAAAATTTGGGGAGGAAAACTAATAGCAGAAGGAAGCGAAGGACTAATCCAG TACCCCCCTGGAAAGCCAGAGGACAGGATGGAAGACCCTGGGTATGCCGCAGCCCGAGGTGACGAGCCTGTGCCTTTGTGCCCCCTGGTCCTGAGAGCCG ATCCAGGAGGCAGCGATGCCAGAGCAGCGGTGGACCTGGGCAGTCCTCTGGCCCAGGCCTTGGTG CCTTCAGTGCCTTGGAGCCCTCTGAAAAATGAGTTAAGAAGGAAATATCTGACCCAGGTGGATGCACTGCTTCAAGACGCAGGGTGTTTTGAG GGCACAGATAAGAGAGGCACATCAGACACACCCATGACTCCCGTGCCTTCCCTGGCCTCTCCTGCCATGCCTGGCCCCG GACCCTGTGGCAGTGTCTCTGCAGAGAGCCCTGGTGACCCTATGGAGCTGACTCCCTCCCCCAGAGAGTTGGATCCGTTGTGTCCTTGCCCAGCCGACCTGGCCACAGCATCTAGAAATGACAGTCTGTCACTGCTGGGGACCAGCAGCTGCGTGAGCAGCCAGTCCTTTGAGGCGGATGACATCTGCGATGTGACGATCAGCGACTTATACGCGGGTATGCTGCACTCCATGAGCCGGCTGCTGAGCACAAAGCCCTCGAGCATCATCTGCACCAAGACCTTCATCGTCCAGAGCCGGAGCTCCAGGAGGAGGCACGTGCGCAGGGGCAGGGTGCTGGTGAGCGAGCGGCACTGTGCCAGGGCTCGGTGCTCCCGGAGGGGCTCCCGGGAGAGGCCTGCACCCTGCTCAGAGCCCCGGCAAGAGACAGGACCCCTAAGAGACTGTAAGAACTTACTGCATGTCGCCCAGCATGAGCCATCTTCAAAACTGGACAGAGCTTTTCTTGCAGGAAACAAAGCCCAGAGCCTTAAATTAGATCCACGTTGGAAGGAACTTCAGGTGACACCCTGGAAGCATTCTTCCTTGACTTGGGACCTCAACACAGTGCATCATCCTGACCAGGAAAATAGACTTAGGATGCTAAAGTGGTTGATTTCTCCTGTAAAAATAGTTTCTGGACCAAAAATGTTGCCCAGCCCAGCAGAGAATCGATACAGGgagattgaaatcaaatttaACAAGCTGCATCAAGAATGTTGCCCAAGTGTTGGGAAAGGAGCTTCCCCAGGTGGCCTTGGGGGCTTAAAAACCCTCAGGCGGAGTTTGCCTTTCAGCAAAGCAAAACGGAAGGGGCTAAGTGAGGCCTTTGAAAACCTGAGCAAAAGATGTGTGGAGGTAGGTAGAGGCCCACCAGAGAGCGACGCCTCTCCATCTCTTCCCAAGAGCCGCGGCCACTCTTGGCAGACATCTGGCCTCCTTCAGGGACACAGTTCTGGAACATTCAGAAAGGCATGGTCACCCCGCCAAGCTATTTCAGTACCTAGGGTAGAACCTCTGGCCTGTGAGAGAAATCGCTACAATGAGATCAAAGAGAACTTTGACCAGCTTCATCAGGAGTATTGCCAGAGGTCGCCTCGGCAGCAGGCGCTGCAGGCAAAGGCGCCTGCCCCCCTTGGAGTGTCTCCAGATAAAGCTGATGTAGGAGTTCAGAGCCAAACCCCAGAGCTCTTCGGAAAGTCAAATCGAGACTCTGTCTTCCAGAAGCTGTCACCGTCACCGCAGTGGCACATGCGAAGTCCACAGGGCTCACCTGCAGCTGAGACTCATCCATCTGCTCACTCTGCTCATGGTTCCAGGAGGGACCCTCAGTCCCCTGCAAAAAGACACAGGCTGTCAGACCCCCAGGCGCGTGGACACCGGGCCAGTTTCCAGGATTCCTCAGAGGTGGATGAAGCCGACCCCAGACCAGGGGAGCAGGCTGGCCCCCCACAGGCCAGCTGGTAA
- the Hjurp gene encoding Holliday junction recognition protein isoform X2, translating into MEGRGLEEDALLQKLRDSRRRFQRRMRELIEKYDQPFEDDPLVQMATLTYQTPQGLKIWGGKLIAEGSEGLIQYPPGKPEDRMEDPGYAAARGDEPVPLCPLVLRADPGGSDARAAVDLGSPLAQALVPSVPWSPLKNELRRKYLTQVDALLQDAGCFEDPVAVSLQRALVTLWS; encoded by the exons ATGGAGGGCCGGGGCCTGGAGGAAGACGCGCTGCTGCAGAAGCTCAGGGACAGCCGCCGCCGCTTCCAGAGGCGCATGCGGGAGCTGATAGAGAAG TATGACCAGCCCTTCGAGGACGACCCACTGGTGCAGATGGCCACGCTGACCTACCAGACGCCCCAGG GATTGAAAATTTGGGGAGGAAAACTAATAGCAGAAGGAAGCGAAGGACTAATCCAG TACCCCCCTGGAAAGCCAGAGGACAGGATGGAAGACCCTGGGTATGCCGCAGCCCGAGGTGACGAGCCTGTGCCTTTGTGCCCCCTGGTCCTGAGAGCCG ATCCAGGAGGCAGCGATGCCAGAGCAGCGGTGGACCTGGGCAGTCCTCTGGCCCAGGCCTTGGTG CCTTCAGTGCCTTGGAGCCCTCTGAAAAATGAGTTAAGAAGGAAATATCTGACCCAGGTGGATGCACTGCTTCAAGACGCAGGGTGTTTTGAG GACCCTGTGGCAGTGTCTCTGCAGAGAGCCCTGGTGACCCTATGGAGCTGA